The genomic window TGAGAACGAGAAGGCCGAGAGGATCTGTGTTCGGCTATGGGGAGGACTAGACCGTGTTCCCAATTGGGTCGATGAGCTTAAGTGAGATGAACTTGGCTGATAGATCGCTTGAGATCCTCGCTGATCATGTCCGTCATCATTTGATTTGGGAGCTTGAGTTGAGGGAGCGACGGCGGAAATGGATGGCTGAAGGTGAGCAGTCTTAGCCATCAGTAGTCTCTGAAAGATTGGTCTCGCCAATCGATAGGGTCTCGCTGATTCAGCGGATGGTCCGTGCGTCGTCGCGCACGATCATCACCTCTGGTGGAGCCTCAATCCCGATCTTTACCGGACCAGACTTCGCCTCGACGACGGTGATGAGA from Ferrimicrobium sp. includes these protein-coding regions:
- a CDS encoding carbon storage regulator, translating into MLVLTRKDGEQVQIGEGILITVVEAKSGPVKIGIEAPPEVMIVRDDARTIR